One window from the genome of Salvia splendens isolate huo1 chromosome 9, SspV2, whole genome shotgun sequence encodes:
- the LOC121747786 gene encoding rRNA biogenesis protein RRP5-like isoform X2: MAPPAKKFNSKPSSERPCGRPIASSQLPLQLEDDAPDFPRGGGTLLSREERNEAREGVEKDFETEIRVLKKRKKEKRVQHKDNSTEDDLGLLFGDGITGKLPRFANKITLKNVSSGMKLWGVIAEVNEKDIIVSLPGGLRGLVRACDAFDPISSDEVNGDVDNSFLSRIYQKGQLVSCVVLQVDDDKKELAKRKIWLSLRLSVLHKSLNLDSIQEGMVLSAYVKSIEDHGFMLHFGLPAFAGFMPKKNQSGIGQLLQGIVKSVDRSRKVVHMSSDMDVVSKYVTKELKGISIDLLVPGMMVNARVQSTLENGILLSFLTYFTGTVDIFNLDKTFPSSKWKNDYAKNIKFNARILFIDPSTRAVGLTLSPQLVSNKASTSLVKVGDIFEQCKVVRVDKGSGLLLEVPTEPFPTPAYVNVNDVADKEVKLDKIFKEGSSARARILGYRHLEGLATATLKTSAFEGSVFTHSDVKPGMVVKAKVIAIDSFGAIVQLASGVKALCLGFSGVKALCPLRHMSEFEITKPRKKFEVGTELVFRVLGCKSKRITVTHKKTLVKSKLEILSSYADGSDGLVTHGWITKIEKHGCFVRFYNGVQGFAPRSELGLGPGSDIHSMYHVEQVVKCRVVKCLPASHRINLSFNITPTRGSEGELIKPGSLVSGVVESVATKTIVVAVHESSRMKGTIVLEHLADHHGLATLLISVMKPGYHFDKLLVLDVEGNNLILTAKNSLVNSIEQLPAEISQISCHSVVHGYICNIIDAGCFVRFMGRLTGFAPKSKVTDDRRSDLSEVFFVGQSVRSNIVDISSDTGRITLSLKQSLCSSTDASFIQEYFLLEEKISELQVSDSQGLPLKWTNGFCISSVIEGKVHEIKDFGVVISFQEYSDVFGFISHYHLAETTLEKHSVVRAAVLDVSRVERLVDLSLKPELINKTKEESSASKTLKKKRKRESHKELEDNQVVNAIVEIVKENYLVLSFPAYNYSIGYASLTDYNTQRFPTTQFSHGQSVTATVMALPGPTTGGRLLLLLKSLSDGMETSSSKRAKKSSYDVGSLVQAEISETKPLELRVKFGSGFNGRIHITEATDDNSDESPFSEYRVGQKLTARIVSKGNRTESSRGYHGWDLSVKPSLLKGDTEMSKSLSSEDINYSYGQRVYGFVYKIDPEWAWLTVSREFMAQLYILDSSSEPCELVDFQKRFYVGKAVSGFVINVNKEKKLLRVALRAPPASGKLKEADSDRHSLCQLVQGSVVGGRISKILPGVGGLLVQIDQHHYGKVHFTELTDAWVSNPLSGYQEGQFVKCRVLEINHAFKGSVHVDLSLRSAQDASGHTSTRRVDTITDFHPDMAVHGYVKNVSKKGCFIMLSRNIDARILISNLSDDFIENPEKDFSIGQLVTGKVLSVEPLSKRAEVTLRTSSAVDAPKSNANHLNQIMVGDIINGKVKRVESYGLFISIDQTNVVGLCHVSELSDDHVDDLPAKFKAGEIVTAKVLKVDKERNRVSLGMKNSYIAGEGGSTTPSRQSIDVTVGMNGSVTTSEPSLSQSSSEDMENGSDADHIPLLADAESRALVPPLEVQLDDIESLDIQGDISESVVDVTDGNEEKTDKKTKKRAREEREREIRAAEERLLEKDIPRSAEEFEKLIRSSPNSSFIWIKYMAFKLSLADIEKARSIAERALRTINIREESEKLNIWVAYFNLENEYGNPPEEAVQKIFERALQYCDPKKVNLALLGMYERTEQLKLADDLLNKMSRKFKHSCKVWLRKIQSLVKKNGDGVQSVVERGLKSLPRHKHIKFITQTAILEFKCGVPDRGRSLFEKMLREYPKRTDLWSVYLDQEIRVGDTDLIRALFERAISLSLPPKKMKFLFNKYLQYEKSTGDEQYVESVKAKAMEYVATLD; the protein is encoded by the exons ATGGCGCCGCCTGCGAAGAAATTTAACTCGAAACCTAGCTCGGAAAGACCTTGTGGCCGCCCCATTGCTTCGTCACAGTTGCCTCTTCAGCTCGAAGACGATGCTCCCGACTTCCCAAGAG GAGGGGGGACTTTACTTAGTAGGGAAGAGAGAAATGAGGCTAGGGAAGGAGTGGAGAAGGACTTTGAGACAGAGATTAGAGTcctaaagaaaagaaagaaggaaaaaagggTGCAACATAAGGATAATTCGACAGAGGATGATCTAGGGTTGCTATTTGGAGATGGAATTACAGGGAAATTGCCAAGGTTTGCTAATAAAATCACTTTAAAG AATGTGTCATCGGGAATGAAACTATGGGGCGTAATTGCTGAAGTTAATGAGAAAGATATCATAGTTAGCCTTCCTGGAGGCTTGAGGGGACTGGTTCGTGCATGTGATGCATTTGATCCCATTTCCAGTGATGAAGTCAATGGG GATGTGGATAATAGCTTCCTTTCTCGAATTTACCAGAAAGGGCAGCTTGTATCTTGTGTGGTTTTGCAAGTGGATGATGATAAGAAAGAATTAGCAAAGAGAAAGATCTGGCTTTCTCTGCGCCTATCTGTATTGCACAAAAGCTTAAATCTGGACTCTATTCAAGAAGGAATG GTGCTAAGTGCATATGTGAAGAGCATAGAGGATCATGGTTTTATGCTTCACTTTGGGTTGCCCGCTTTTGCTGGATTTATGCCAAAGAAAAATCAATCTG GCATAGGGCAGCTTTTACAAGGGATTGTTAAAAGTGTGGACAGATCTCGAAAGGTAGTCCATATGAGTTCCGATATGGATGTGGTATCAAAATATGTG ACCAAAGAGCTTAAGGGTATTTCAATCGATCTTCTTGTTCCTGGCATGATGGTTAATGCTCGTGTGCAATCAACTCTCGAAAACGGCATTTTGCTATCCTTTCTTACATACTTCACTGGAACT GTTGATATATTTAATCTAGACAAAACTTTTCCATCTTCAAAATGGAAGAATGATTATGCTAAAAATATTAAG TTTAATGCTCGCATCTTGTTTATCGACCCTTCAACTAGAGCTGTTGGTTTGACATTGAGTCCTCAGCTTGTCAGTAATAAAGCTTCAACATCT CTAGTTAAGGTTGGAGACATTTTTGAACAATGCAAAGTAGTCAGGGTTGATAAAGGGTCAGgccttcttcttgaagttcctACTGAACCATTTCCGACCCCTGCTTATGTCAAT GTAAATGATGTAGCTGATAAGGAAGTTAAATTGGATAAGATCTTTAAGGAAGGTAGCTCTGCCCGTGCCAGGATACTGGGATATAGGCACTTGGAAGGGCTTGCAACTGCTACTCTAAAG ACTAGTGCATTTGAAGGCTCAGTTTTCACTCACTCTGATGTGAAGCCGGGAATGGTTGTAAAAGCTAAAGTTATTGCAATCGACAGTTTTGGTGCTATTGTTCAACTTGCTAGTGGTGTGAAAGCACTATGTCTAGGGTTTAGTGGTGTGAAAGCACTATGTCCCCTCCGCCATATGTCAGAGTTTGAGATTACAAAGCCCAGGAAGAAGTTTGAG gtGGGAACGGAGTTAGTTTTTCGTGTTCTCGGTTGCAAGTCCAAGAGAATAACAGTTACACACAAGAAAACTCTT GTGAAATCGAAGCTTGAGATCCTTAGTTCTTATGCGGATGGGAGTGATGGGTTAGTCACTCATGGGTGGATTACAAAGATCGAGAAGCATGGATGCTTCGTTCGGTTCTACAACGGGGTTCAAGGATTTGCTCCTAG ATCTGAACTTGGTTTGGGTCCTGGCAGTGACATACATTCTATGTATCATGTCGAACAAGTTGTCAAATGTAGAGTTGTCAAGTGCCTTCCTGCCTCGCACCGGATAAATCTCAGTTTCAACATCACACCCACAAG GGGATCTGAGGGTGAACTAATCAAACCAGGCAGTTTAGTCTCTGGAGTTGTTGAGAGTGTAGCAACCAAAACAATAGTAGTGGCTGTCCATGAATCAAGTCGCATGAAAGGCACCATAGTTCTTGAACATTTGGCAGACCACCATG GTCTTGCCACTTTGTTGATTTCTGTTATGAAGCCAGGATACCATTTTGATAAACTCTTGGTTCTTG ATGTTGAAGGAAACAATCTGATACTCACAGCAAAGAATTCACTGGTTAACTCAATCGAGCAGCTTCCTGCTGAAATTAGCCAAATTAGCTGTCATTCTGTGGTTCAT GGTTACATATGCAATATAATTGACGCTGGTTGCTTTGTTCGCTTTATGGGACGTTTAACTGGATTTGCTCCCAAAAGCAAG GTTACTGATGACAGGAGATCAGATCTTTCTGAAGTCTTCTTTGTTGGGCAGTCTGTACGAAGCAACATTGTGGAT ATTTCCAGTGATACGGGTAGAATAACACTATCACTGAAGCAGTCTTTGTGCTCTTCAACTGATGCATCTTTCATACAAGAATACTTTCTTTTGGAAGAGAAG ATTTCGGAGCTACAAGTATCAGACTCTCAGGGCCTTCCGCTGAAATGGACCAATGGATTCTGTATTAGCAGTGTCATTGAAGGAAAAGTACATGAAATTAAAGATTTTGGTGTTGTTATCAGCTTCCAGGAATATAGTGATGTCTTTGGCTTTATCTCACATTATCACT TGGCTGAAACCACCTTGGAAAAGCACTCTGTTGTTCGAGCTGCAGTTCTTGATGTTTCCAGGGTTGAACGCCTTGTAGATCTATCATTAAAGCCAGAGctcataaataaaacaaaggAAGAGAGTTCTGCTTCAAAAACGCTTAAAAAG AAGCGCAAAAGAGAATCCCATAAGGAGTTGGAGGATAATCAAGTGGTTAATGCAATTGTTGAGATTGTAAAGGAAAATTATTTG GTTCTCTCTTTTCCAGCATATAATTACTCGATAGGTTATGCATCATTGACAGATTACAATACCCAGAGATTTCCGACTACACAGTTTTCCCACGGACAGAG TGTCACGGCCACTGTAATGGCTCTTCCAGGTCCGACAACTGGAGGGAGATTGCTACTGCTTCTCAAGTCCTTGAGTGATGGCATGGAGACATCCAGTTCTAAGCGTGCAAAGAAGTCTAGTTATGATGTTGGATCTCTTGTTCAAGCAGAG ATTTCTGAAACAAAGCCGCTTGAACTTCGAGTAAAATTTGGTTCTGGATTTAATGGAAGAATACATATAACTGAG GCAACGGATGATAACTCTGATGAAAGTCCCTTCAGTGAATACAGAGTTGGTCAAAAACTGACTGCAAGGATAGTTTCGAAGGGTAATAGGACAGAGAGTAGTAGGGGATATCATGGATGGGATTTGTCAGTTAAGCCATCTTTACTTAAAG GAGATACTGAAATGAGTAAATCATTATCTTCTGAAGACATAAACTATTCCTACGGACAACGTGTTTATGGTTTTGTGTATAAGATCGACCCTGAGTGGGCCTGGCTGACTGTTTCTAGAGAGTTTATGGCGCAGCTGTATATTCTTGACTCTTCAAGTGAACCCTGTGAACTTGTGGATTTCCAGAAGAGATTTTATGTGGGCAAAGCTGTTTCAGGATTCGTAATAAATGTGAATAAGGAGAAGAAGTTACTTCGTGTAGCCTTGCGTGCACCACCTGCTTCTGGGAAACTCAAAGAAGCTGATTCTGATCGTCATTCATTATGTCAGTTAGTTCAAGGAAGTGTTGTAGGTGGCAGGATTTCTAAAATCCTTCCTGGTGTTGGAGGATTGCTGGTCCAAATTGATCAGCACCATTACGGCAAAGTTCATTTTACTGAACTGACTGATGCATGGGTCTCAAATCCACTTTCTGGTTATCAGGAAGGACAATTTGTGAAATGTAGGGTCTTGGAAATTAACCATGCTTTCAAGGGGAGTGTCCATGTTGACTTATCCCTCCGATCAGCACAAGATGCTTCAGG GCATACTTCTACTCGACGTGTGGACACAATAACAGACTTTCATCCTGATATGGCAGTACAT GGTTATGTTAAAAATGTGTCCAAAAAAGGATGTTTTATTATGCTTTCACGGAATATTGATGCCAGAATCCTCATTTCAAATTTGTCAGACGACTTTATTGAAAATCCTGAGAAGGATTTCTCAATTGGACAACTTGTGACTGGGAA GGTACTTTCGGTGGAGCCATTATCAAAGCGTGCTGAAGTTACCCTTCGGACTTCAAGTGCTGTCGACGCTCCAAAGTCCAATGCTAATCACTTAAACCAAATTATGGTGGGAGATATTATCAATGGAAAAGTCAAGCGGGTTGAGTCTTATGGGCTGTTTATATCCATAGATCAGACAAATGTT GTTGGTCTGTGCCATGTTTCAGAGCTTTCTGATGATCATGTCGATGATCTACCAGCAAAGTTTAAAGCAGGAGAGATAGTGACAGCAAAAGTTCTGAAG GTGGATAAAGAGAGAAATCGAGTTTCCTTGGGAATGAAGAACTCATATATAGCAGGCGAGGGAGGTTCTACGACACCTTCAAGGCAAAGCATTGATGTTACCGTTGGCATGAATGGTTCGGTTACAACATCTGAGCCATCACTATCCCAGAGCAGCTCAGAGGACATGGAAAATGGATCTGATGCTGATCATATACCTCTACTAGCTGATGCAGAATCCAGGGCTCTTGTGCCACCACTTGAGGTCCAACTGGATGATATAGAAAGCTTAGATATTCAAGGTGATATTAGTGAAAGTGTAGTGGATGTTACAGATGGCAATGAAGAGAAAACCgataagaaaacaaaaaagagaGCTAGAGAAGAAAG GGAACGAGAAATAAGAGCTGCTGAAGAGAGGCTTCTAGAAAAAGATATCCCGAGGAGTGCCGAAGAATTTGAGAAACTTATTCGGAGTTCTCCAAATAGCAGCTTTATATGGATAAAGTATATGGCATTTAAGCTCTCTTTGGCAGATATTGAGAAGGCACGGTCAATTGCTGAAAG GGCATTGAGAACAATAAATATCCGAGAAGAGTCCGAGAAGCTGAATATCTGGGTTGCTTACTTCAACTTAGAAAATGAGTACGGCAATCCTCCAGAG GAGGCTGTTCAAAAAATATTTGAGAGAGCATTGCAGTACTGTGACCCAAAAAAGGTGAATCTAGCGCTTCTAGGCATGTATGAGAGAACGGAACAACTTAAATTGGCTGATGATCTTCTTAACAAGATGAGTAGAAAGTTCAAGCATTCGTGCAAG GTGTGGTTGAGAAAGATTCAGTCTCTTGTGAAGAAAAATGGTGATGGGGTTCAGTCGGTGGTGGAACGGGGTCTGAAGAGCCTCCCCCGTCAcaagcacataaaattcataacGCAGACGGCCATCCTAGAGTTCAAATGTGGGGTTCCAGACAGAGGAAGATCCTTGTTTGAGAAGATGCTGAGGGAGTATCCCAAGAGAACAGATTTATGGAGCGTGTACCTCGATCAA GAGATCCGGGTTGGTGATACAGATTTGATCCGTGCACTATTTGAGAGAGCAATAAGTTTGAGCCTTCCCCCAAAGAAGATGAAG TTCTTGTTCAACAAGTATCTCCAGTACGAGAAGTCCACCGGTGACGAACAATACGTTGAATCTGTCAAGGCCAAGGCTATGGAATATGTAGCCACTCTTGATTGA